In a single window of the uncultured Pseudodesulfovibrio sp. genome:
- a CDS encoding 5-formyltetrahydrofolate cyclo-ligase: MAEQEKIALRKQLIERRAALSADEVARASEGAVSMIRTLFEWKNATEALLYWPVRGEIDLRPLLAELWQRGCRVLLPRCRPDQPGMMDMACAACEDELVPGAFSIMEPDALKCPAVDSCHPQIALVPGVGFDRKGNRLGFGGGYYDRLLATPPLQDTLVVGVAHEFQLIDDIPTQPWDKPVHVVCTEEELWRP, encoded by the coding sequence ATGGCCGAACAGGAAAAGATCGCACTGCGCAAGCAGCTCATAGAACGGCGCGCCGCTCTGTCCGCCGATGAGGTGGCCCGGGCCAGCGAAGGAGCCGTGTCGATGATCCGCACGCTCTTCGAGTGGAAAAACGCCACCGAGGCTCTGCTCTATTGGCCGGTACGCGGCGAGATCGACCTGCGTCCGCTGCTCGCCGAGCTTTGGCAGCGAGGCTGCCGCGTGTTGCTGCCACGGTGCCGCCCGGACCAGCCCGGCATGATGGACATGGCCTGCGCGGCCTGCGAGGACGAGTTGGTCCCCGGCGCGTTTTCCATCATGGAGCCGGACGCCCTGAAATGCCCAGCCGTGGATTCCTGCCACCCGCAAATAGCCCTGGTGCCCGGCGTGGGGTTCGACCGCAAGGGCAACCGCCTCGGCTTCGGCGGCGGCTATTATGACCGGCTGCTCGCCACGCCCCCGTTGCAGGACACCCTGGTGGTCGGCGTGGCCCACGAATTCCAGCTCATCGACGATATCCCCACCCAGCCGTGGGACAAGCCGGTCCACGTGGTCTGCACCGAAGAGGAACTATGGCGGCCATAG
- a CDS encoding polyphenol oxidase family protein, with the protein MAAIAFFPFEFPDIPQVACAFTSRQGGISEPPHDSANISFDVNDDPETVAVNRRMVFERMGLTGWCELNQVHGDVIRFDPTPHDPEEHASEDGDGMTTATPGHGLIVKTADCQPILLAHRSGKYVAGLHAGWRGNKIDFPGSGVRRFCEHYGLKPDDVFAVRGPSLGPTAAEFVNFETDFGPQFRAWYDREKKTMDLWQLTRDQLMNAGVPEQQIFGMDLCTLTMEETFFSYRKACASPARETGRQCGIIWIRQ; encoded by the coding sequence ATGGCGGCCATAGCCTTTTTCCCGTTCGAGTTTCCCGACATTCCGCAAGTCGCCTGTGCCTTCACCTCCCGTCAGGGGGGCATATCCGAGCCGCCCCACGACTCGGCCAACATCTCTTTCGACGTGAACGACGATCCCGAAACCGTGGCCGTGAACCGACGCATGGTCTTCGAGCGCATGGGCCTGACCGGCTGGTGCGAGCTCAACCAGGTGCACGGCGACGTGATCCGCTTCGACCCCACGCCTCACGACCCCGAGGAGCACGCAAGCGAAGACGGGGACGGCATGACCACGGCCACCCCCGGACACGGCCTGATCGTCAAGACCGCCGACTGCCAGCCCATTCTCCTGGCCCACCGCTCGGGCAAATACGTGGCCGGTCTGCATGCGGGCTGGCGGGGCAACAAGATCGACTTTCCCGGCTCGGGAGTGCGCCGTTTCTGCGAGCACTACGGGCTCAAACCAGATGACGTCTTCGCCGTGCGAGGCCCCAGCCTCGGGCCCACCGCCGCCGAATTCGTCAACTTCGAAACCGATTTCGGCCCGCAGTTCCGTGCCTGGTATGACCGCGAGAAAAAGACCATGGACCTCTGGCAACTGACCCGCGACCAGCTCATGAACGCTGGCGTGCCTGAGCAGCAGATATTCGGCATGGACCTGTGCACCTTGACCATGGAAGAAACCTTCTTCTCCTACCGCAAGGCGTGCGCCAGCCCGGCCAGAGAGACCGGCAGACAGTGCGGGATCATCTGGATCAGGCAGTAG